From a single Herbiconiux sp. SALV-R1 genomic region:
- a CDS encoding DUF4038 domain-containing protein, whose amino-acid sequence MTLWTIAPDHRSLLADGEHRFLLADTTWAAFTSPTDAEWLDHLELRRRQGFNALLISVLPIAHDRSEASRTPFSITDGAVDFDGGDADFWSHAEWVLDEARERGFTPVLVLLWNNFVPGTWGAGLTPDHVLTEQQTVDYVRLAVRTFGRFDPVFAISGDDDLNDAEAIERYSLAARIVREEAPDALITWHDTPTARMPKEVADGPLIDLHGLQSGHNEAWDTLPADLTRYYRALDVERPVVNLEPCYEGLGRFAGASRHRRSDVRRASWTGVVAGASAGLGYGAHGVWSWHRRGAAFTAEAVHGTPFPFSVAAGFEGALDAAFVRQVVEGENLFGLVEDPSLLVAEPSGAVAGRVADDVVVVYAPEPFALTLRLDRPVASVTVYDLERRQTDAVHTTAVDAGLRVEQPEFLGDALYVLRLEAASR is encoded by the coding sequence ATGACCCTCTGGACCATCGCCCCCGACCACCGGAGCCTCCTCGCCGACGGCGAGCACCGCTTCCTCCTCGCCGACACCACCTGGGCGGCCTTCACCTCGCCCACTGACGCCGAGTGGCTCGACCACCTCGAGCTCCGTCGCCGCCAGGGCTTCAACGCCCTCCTCATCAGCGTGCTGCCCATCGCGCACGACCGTTCCGAGGCATCCCGAACCCCCTTCTCCATCACCGACGGCGCCGTCGACTTCGACGGAGGAGACGCCGACTTCTGGAGCCACGCCGAGTGGGTGCTCGACGAGGCCCGCGAGCGCGGGTTCACGCCCGTGCTGGTGCTGCTCTGGAACAACTTCGTGCCCGGCACCTGGGGCGCCGGCCTCACCCCCGACCACGTGCTCACCGAGCAGCAGACCGTCGACTACGTGCGCCTCGCGGTGCGCACCTTCGGCCGCTTCGATCCCGTCTTCGCCATCTCGGGCGACGACGACCTGAACGACGCCGAGGCGATCGAGCGCTACTCGCTGGCGGCGCGCATCGTGCGCGAGGAGGCTCCGGATGCGCTCATCACCTGGCACGACACCCCCACCGCCCGCATGCCGAAAGAGGTCGCCGACGGCCCGCTAATCGACCTGCACGGCCTGCAGTCGGGCCACAACGAGGCCTGGGACACCCTGCCCGCCGACCTCACCCGCTACTACCGCGCCCTCGACGTGGAGCGACCCGTGGTGAACCTCGAGCCCTGCTACGAGGGGCTCGGGCGCTTCGCCGGCGCCTCCCGCCACCGCCGCTCCGACGTGCGCCGCGCCAGCTGGACGGGCGTCGTCGCGGGCGCCAGCGCCGGCCTCGGCTACGGCGCCCATGGGGTCTGGTCGTGGCACCGGCGTGGTGCGGCGTTCACCGCCGAGGCCGTGCACGGCACCCCCTTCCCGTTCTCGGTGGCCGCGGGCTTCGAGGGCGCGCTCGACGCCGCCTTCGTGCGCCAGGTCGTCGAAGGCGAGAACCTGTTTGGCCTGGTCGAAGACCCGTCGCTGCTCGTCGCCGAGCCCTCGGGCGCCGTCGCGGGCCGTGTCGCAGACGACGTCGTCGTCGTGTACGCGCCGGAACCCTTCGCGCTCACCCTCCGGCTCGACCGCCCGGTGGCGTCGGTCACGGTCTACGATCTCGAAC